The proteins below come from a single Mesobacillus jeotgali genomic window:
- the aspA gene encoding aspartate ammonia-lyase, protein MSEVKVRIEKDFLGTKEVLADAYYGIQTLRAVENFPITGYRIHSELIKAMAMVKKAAALANMETGRLYGGLGEVIVKAADEIIQGQWHEQFIVDPIQGGAGTSINMNANEVIANRALELLGEKKGDYFTLSPNSHVNMAQSTNDAFPTAMHISVLSLLDKLLDTMQIMRDVFSQKAREFDAVIKMGRTHLQDAVPIRLGQEFEAYTRVIERDIDRIKHTRGHLFEVNMGATAVGTGLNANPKYIKNVVRHLSEISGYPLRNADHLVDATQNTDAYTTVSAALKVCMMNMSKIANDLRLMASGPRVGFNEIFLPSRQPGSSIMPGKVNPVMPEVINQVAFQVIGNDHTICLASEAGQLELNVMEPVLIFNLIQSISIMNNGFKVFTDHCLVGIEANKEKLEKDVERSVGIITAVNPHLGYEAVSRIAREAILTGKSVRELCLAYDVLTEEELDLILNPYEMTNPGIAGEELLNKD, encoded by the coding sequence ATGTCTGAGGTTAAAGTCCGAATTGAAAAGGATTTTCTGGGAACGAAGGAAGTATTAGCGGATGCGTATTATGGCATTCAAACTTTAAGGGCGGTTGAAAACTTCCCGATCACTGGATACAGAATTCACAGTGAACTTATAAAGGCAATGGCTATGGTGAAAAAAGCAGCGGCACTTGCCAATATGGAAACAGGAAGGCTTTACGGCGGCCTGGGGGAGGTCATTGTAAAAGCTGCTGATGAAATCATCCAGGGGCAGTGGCATGAACAGTTTATCGTGGATCCCATTCAGGGAGGTGCAGGAACTTCCATCAACATGAACGCGAATGAAGTAATTGCCAACCGAGCGCTGGAATTGCTTGGGGAGAAAAAAGGGGATTATTTCACATTAAGTCCCAATTCCCATGTAAATATGGCTCAGTCTACGAATGATGCCTTTCCGACTGCGATGCACATCTCTGTTTTGTCGCTTCTAGACAAGCTGTTGGATACGATGCAAATCATGCGCGATGTTTTTTCCCAGAAAGCAAGGGAATTTGATGCTGTCATTAAAATGGGAAGGACTCACTTGCAGGACGCTGTGCCAATCCGTCTCGGCCAGGAATTTGAGGCATATACAAGAGTAATCGAGCGTGATATTGACAGAATTAAGCATACCCGCGGCCACCTGTTTGAAGTGAATATGGGAGCGACGGCCGTAGGGACAGGGCTTAATGCCAATCCTAAATATATCAAAAATGTTGTCCGGCACCTTTCAGAAATCAGCGGATATCCATTAAGGAACGCTGACCATTTAGTGGATGCAACGCAAAACACCGATGCTTATACAACTGTGTCTGCTGCTTTGAAGGTTTGTATGATGAATATGTCGAAAATAGCCAATGACTTACGATTGATGGCTTCCGGCCCTCGAGTGGGCTTTAACGAGATTTTCCTTCCATCAAGGCAGCCAGGCTCATCCATAATGCCTGGAAAGGTGAACCCGGTCATGCCTGAGGTTATCAACCAGGTTGCTTTCCAGGTTATAGGAAACGACCATACGATTTGTCTTGCTTCCGAAGCTGGTCAGCTTGAGTTGAATGTCATGGAACCAGTGCTTATTTTCAACTTAATCCAATCGATCAGTATCATGAACAATGGGTTTAAGGTATTTACTGACCATTGTCTCGTAGGGATTGAAGCGAACAAAGAGAAGCTCGAAAAAGATGTGGAAAGAAGTGTAGGCATAATCACCGCTGTCAATCCGCACCTTGGTTATGAAGCGGTATCAAGAATTGCAAGGGAAGCAATCCTGACAGGAAAATCTGTACGGGAACTTTGCCTTGCTTATGATGTGCTTACAGAAGAAGAGCTTGATTTGATCCTGAACCCATATGAAATGACCAACCCTGGTATAGCAGGGGAAGAATTACTGAATAAAGACTAA
- a CDS encoding MerR family transcriptional regulator, with product MMTDTQFMKAYTIKEVSKKINVPSGTIRQWEKDLDGLLVIPRTKQGARFYTDIEIDQLMKIKHMRDKNLSKDMIRELLQRHMGTNSFSEQAQNENSLTVKTNMPTPPPEGSQNDYSAFMMAMEHYKKSLLEEVKAEIRNGIRKEVLEEVKKEISKGTLTTVKTLSDSIYKTGEKTNEHIMVLSETVVKNSEESSERLGTISSELTNVSKGTSEISTSLAKVSKGTAEMFGKLTDRVTKATQGTTEKIAQLSENIQKNSKGTTDTITKLTESVAKVSKGTSEKINALSGSISNVSKGTSERIASLTTSLTKTSKGTNEKINKLESTVDKLSSGTNKELSLLAKRLNETTETVSEEFKILADYVSNSREATNQELSNLNQVISQERDFLVRTLQSEREEFRREIRERDETFKNMVDSFRETAASKQSKRNWWKVWK from the coding sequence ATGATGACTGACACTCAATTCATGAAGGCATATACAATCAAAGAGGTGTCCAAGAAAATTAATGTTCCGTCAGGCACCATTAGACAATGGGAAAAGGATCTTGACGGGCTGCTGGTTATTCCAAGAACGAAACAAGGCGCAAGATTCTATACGGATATCGAAATAGATCAATTGATGAAAATAAAACATATGCGCGACAAAAATCTGAGCAAAGATATGATTCGGGAGCTATTGCAGAGACATATGGGTACTAATTCGTTTTCAGAACAAGCTCAAAATGAAAACAGCCTTACTGTTAAGACAAACATGCCAACCCCTCCCCCTGAAGGCAGTCAAAATGATTATTCCGCATTTATGATGGCAATGGAACACTATAAGAAATCCCTCCTCGAAGAAGTCAAGGCAGAGATCAGGAATGGCATCCGAAAGGAAGTGTTGGAGGAAGTAAAAAAAGAAATTTCCAAAGGTACTCTTACAACAGTAAAAACACTTTCAGATTCTATCTATAAAACAGGTGAAAAAACCAATGAACATATTATGGTGCTATCCGAAACAGTTGTTAAGAATTCGGAAGAAAGTTCCGAACGTCTCGGAACCATTTCATCAGAGCTTACGAATGTTTCGAAGGGCACTTCCGAAATCAGTACAAGTCTAGCTAAGGTTTCAAAAGGCACAGCAGAGATGTTCGGCAAGCTTACAGATCGAGTAACGAAAGCTACGCAGGGCACGACTGAAAAAATAGCCCAACTATCTGAAAATATCCAGAAGAATTCTAAAGGAACGACTGATACAATCACCAAGTTGACCGAGAGTGTTGCAAAGGTTTCAAAAGGTACTTCCGAGAAAATCAATGCCCTGTCTGGAAGTATTTCGAATGTTTCAAAGGGCACTTCCGAACGCATCGCCTCTCTAACTACCAGTTTGACTAAAACATCAAAAGGCACAAATGAAAAAATCAATAAGCTAGAAAGTACCGTGGATAAGCTATCTTCCGGCACAAATAAGGAATTGTCACTCTTGGCAAAACGCTTGAACGAGACCACTGAGACGGTTTCCGAGGAATTTAAAATACTTGCAGATTATGTTTCAAATAGTCGTGAGGCAACAAACCAGGAGCTGTCGAATTTAAATCAGGTCATAAGTCAGGAGCGAGATTTTCTTGTCCGAACTCTCCAGTCTGAACGCGAAGAATTCCGCCGGGAAATCAGGGAGCGGGACGAAACATTTAAAAATATGGTCGATAGCTTCAGGGAAACGGCAGCTTCTAAGCAATCCAAACGCAATTGGTGGAAGGTTTGGAAGTAG